In Thermosulfurimonas sp. F29, the sequence GCACGACCATTACGCCCGAATAATTTCCACCCAGCATGTGCACCTGGATCACGATCACTGCCTGGAGGTGATTATCGTGCGGGGAGAGGCCGGGGCGGTACGGGATCTAGCCGACCGCATCCGGGCCCTTAAGGGCATCCTGCACTGCAGCCTTTCCATGACCACCACCGGTAAGACCCTCGCCTAGGGGCCCAGCCGCTCGCCGGGCTCGAGGGCATGCCCTCTCACGAAGTCCCGCACCGGAAGGCGTTTCTTGCCCTCGAGCTGCACCTCTTCCACGGCGAGAATCCCCTCTCCGCAGGCCACAAGCAACCGCCCCTCTTCCACCCCCAGGATCGTTCCCGGCGGGACCCCGGCAGCCCCCGCAAGGGCCCGGGGACGGAAGAGCTTGAAGAGTTTCCCCTTCAGGAAGGTGTAAGCCCCGGGGCGGGGATCAAAGGCCCTTATGCGACCGGCGAGCTCCCCGGCCGAAAGGGAGAAGTCCAGTCGCGCATCCTCTTTCTTTAAGGGCGGGGCGTAACTGGCTCCCTCCTCCGGCTGAGGACGGGGCTTGAGCTTCCCCTCCCGGTGAAGTTCCAGGGCCTCGATCAGGGCCACGGCCCCTAGCCGGCTCAGCCTCTCGTAGAGTTCCCCTCCGGTCTCCTCCTCCCCTATGGGGGTGACTTTCTGGAGGAGGATGGGACCCGTGTCCAGCCCCTCGTCCATCTGCATGATGGTTATCCCGGTCTCCCTTTCGCCGCGAATGAGGGCCCAGCGCACGGGATCGGCCCCCCTGTAGGCGGGAAGGAGGGAGGCGTGAATGTTCCAGCAACCGAAACGGGGAAGCTCGAGAACCTCGCGGGGAAGAATTTTCCCGTAGGCGGCCACCACGACGAGGTCCGGGGCAAGCTCCCGGAGGCTTTCAAGAAACTCCGGATCCCGAAGCCGTTCCGGTTCCAGCACCGGAAGCCCCGCGGACCGGGCCACCTCCTTCACCGGCGAGGGGCGCGGTTTCCACCCCCGTCCCCGGGGACGATCGGGCCGAGTGACCACGGCGAGCACCTCCTCCCGCTCGAGAAGCCCCCGCAGGGCGGGAACGGCGAACTCCGGAGTTCCCATAAAAACCACGCGATACCTCATTTGAGAAGCAGCCTCGCCGGACGAAGCTCTCTGCGGAAGGGATCCAGGATTACTCCCAAAATCTCGAGCGTAACTACTCCCAGG encodes:
- the fmt gene encoding methionyl-tRNA formyltransferase; amino-acid sequence: MRYRVVFMGTPEFAVPALRGLLEREEVLAVVTRPDRPRGRGWKPRPSPVKEVARSAGLPVLEPERLRDPEFLESLRELAPDLVVVAAYGKILPREVLELPRFGCWNIHASLLPAYRGADPVRWALIRGERETGITIMQMDEGLDTGPILLQKVTPIGEEETGGELYERLSRLGAVALIEALELHREGKLKPRPQPEEGASYAPPLKKEDARLDFSLSAGELAGRIRAFDPRPGAYTFLKGKLFKLFRPRALAGAAGVPPGTILGVEEGRLLVACGEGILAVEEVQLEGKKRLPVRDFVRGHALEPGERLGP